The Marmota flaviventris isolate mMarFla1 chromosome 5, mMarFla1.hap1, whole genome shotgun sequence genome includes the window ACTGAAAATCCAGCTCACCAAAAAGTGCCTAATGTCTAGTTATACAGAGAACTCTAACTTGCTGGTGCTTGTTACACAGGCACGTCTGCACGACCGCCCCCCCCTCACCTCCGTGACCTTCCTCAGCTCCAcgcgtctctctctctctctctctctctctctctctctctctctctctgtgcccaGGTCAAACAACCCCATGGATGGAAACAGGAGCTTCTCCAGCGATTTCACGCTGGTGGGGCTCTTCCCTAACACTAGGGTCTCAGGCCTCCTCTTCGCCGTCGTCTCCATCATCTTCTTCGTGGCCATGACGGCCAATGGGGTCATGATCTTCCTGATCCATGTGGACCCCCAATTGCACACGCCCATGTACTTCCTGCTCAGCCACCTGTCGCTCATCGACATGCTGTACATCTCCACCACTGTGCCCAAGACCCTGGTGGACTACCTGAGGGGCCAGAGGACCATCTCCTTCGTGGCCTGCACTGCCCAGTACTTCCTCTACATGGGCTTTGTGGGGGCCGAGTTCTTCCTGCTGGGCctcatggcctatgaccgctacgtGGCCATCTGCAGCCCACTGCGCTACCCGGTGCTCATGAGCCGCCGCGTCTGCTGGCTCATCCTGGGCAGCTCCTGGTCTGGTGGTGCTCTGGACAGCTTCCTCCTCACTCCCATCACCATGCGTCTCCCATTCTGTGCCTCCCACAAGATCAACCACTTCTTCTGCGAGGCACCCACCATGCTGAGGCTGGCGTGCGGTGACAAGGCTGCCTATGAGACGGTGATGTACGTCTGCTGTGTCATGATGCTGCTGGTCCCCTTCTCAGTGGTGGTCGCCTCCTACGCCCAGATCCTCCTCACCGTGCAGCAGATGAGGTCAGCCGAGGGGAAGAGGAAGGCCTTCGCCACCTGCTCGTCACACATGATGGTGGTGACCTTGTTCTACGGGGCCGCCTTGTACACGTATATGCTTCCCCAGGCCTACCACACCCCACTCAAAGACAAGGTCTTCTCCACCTTCTACACCATCCTCACGCCCCTGCTAAACCCTCTCATCTACAGTCTGAGGAACAGGGATGTGA containing:
- the LOC114083991 gene encoding olfactory receptor 2T6-like, whose translation is MDGNRSFSSDFTLVGLFPNTRVSGLLFAVVSIIFFVAMTANGVMIFLIHVDPQLHTPMYFLLSHLSLIDMLYISTTVPKTLVDYLRGQRTISFVACTAQYFLYMGFVGAEFFLLGLMAYDRYVAICSPLRYPVLMSRRVCWLILGSSWSGGALDSFLLTPITMRLPFCASHKINHFFCEAPTMLRLACGDKAAYETVMYVCCVMMLLVPFSVVVASYAQILLTVQQMRSAEGKRKAFATCSSHMMVVTLFYGAALYTYMLPQAYHTPLKDKVFSTFYTILTPLLNPLIYSLRNRDVMGALRRVRARRRGACAAVKGGL